One window from the genome of Microscilla marina ATCC 23134 encodes:
- a CDS encoding acetyl-CoA carboxylase biotin carboxyl carrier protein subunit, whose product MLKITVTPAQASKEATKTYEVLTDQEGLKLNGEEFSWDLLQLQDNSYHIIHNNKTFQVEILKADYLAKTFTLQVNGHLYTVNSEDKMDLLLKRLGMDNVNQNKVNDVKAPMPGLILSVNVNEGDEVKKGDILMILEAMKMENALKCPADGKVKAVKVKQGQNVEKNQLLILFE is encoded by the coding sequence ATGTTAAAGATAACAGTTACCCCCGCCCAGGCATCAAAAGAAGCCACCAAAACCTATGAAGTACTCACTGATCAAGAGGGTTTGAAACTCAATGGAGAAGAATTTTCGTGGGACTTGTTACAGTTGCAAGACAACAGCTATCATATTATTCACAATAACAAAACCTTTCAGGTAGAAATACTTAAGGCCGATTACCTTGCCAAAACTTTTACTTTACAGGTCAACGGGCACTTATATACGGTAAACTCTGAAGATAAGATGGACTTGTTGCTCAAGCGCCTTGGCATGGACAATGTGAACCAAAACAAGGTAAATGATGTAAAAGCGCCTATGCCAGGGCTAATTCTTAGTGTAAATGTAAACGAAGGTGATGAGGTGAAAAAAGGGGATATTTTGATGATTCTGGAGGCAATGAAAATGGAAAATGCTCTCAAGTGTCCGGCTGATGGCAAAGTCAAAGCCGTTAAAGTAAAACAAGGGCAAAACGTAGAAAAAAATCAATTACTCATTTTGTTTGAGTAA